The following proteins are co-located in the Amyelois transitella isolate CPQ chromosome W, ilAmyTran1.1, whole genome shotgun sequence genome:
- the LOC132904125 gene encoding uncharacterized protein LOC132904125, translated as MMPRTYQKRLGARGYKNYTEELLDRAITAVTEGRMTLRAASEKFNIPYGTIFNKYHGKYIKKPGAQPVFSKTEEETILKSCAKCADWGYPLTTLDLRMFAKILLDSQGRTVSKFRNNMPGQDWAYSLLNRHKNQYSQRVSTNIKRARAAVSRESIEEYFKNLENTLKEVPDSNIFNYDESNLSDDPGKKIGIFRRGVKYPEKAMNFSKSATSIMVCGSADGVLLPPYIIYKSLHLYDTWKERAPRGPPCCNQPCCSGGSRFNRTVSGWFDAPSFRDWFVSCFMPHAKRLPGRKVLIGDNLSSHLDEQVIKLCSENDIDFVCLVPHSTHLCQPLDVAFFRPMKTAWRQVLTNWKMQNAKLSSVPKDTFPHLLTNALNKMDEVQPKPNSEYKDITSGIKRNMMSGFRAAGIYPFNKQKVLDRLPKEDIGGQEIESALTNFLKESRYGSSSNQSTRKKRRLDVAPGKSIATREETIQSTDPEQNEIAASDIQETEIQALVGPSTSQGEAPRLDDEEIPDRQIYESDPDEDVVEAEDEKTECSLGRFVLAKFYTRRGKKTYKYVCQIVETEPLLVEGFKSVGTKRKFKRVPDDISEIDYTDIISYLPKPVKKDDFIIFPFDINIQEL; from the coding sequence aTGATGCCGAGAACCTATCAGAAACGTTTAGGCGCTCGAggctataaaaattatacagaaGAATTACTGGATCGAGCTATAACAGCTGTCACAGAAGGTCGTATGACCTTGCGGGCGGCTTCTGAAAAGTTTAATATACCGTATGGcacgatttttaataaatatcatgGAAAGTATATAAAGAAACCAGGAGCACAGCCAGTATTTTCTAAAACTGAAGAGGAAACTATTCTGAAATCGTGTGCTAAATGCGCTGATTGGGGATATCCGCTTACAACTTTAGATTTGCGCATGTTTGCTAAAATTCTATTAGATTCACAAGGCAGAACAGTCTCCAAATTTCGAAATAATATGCCTGGACAAGACTGGGCATACTCACTGCTCAACCGGCACAAAAACCAGTATTCTCAACGGGTGTCTACTAATATCAAACGAGCTAGAGCGGCAGTATCCCGTGAAAGTATTGAggaatatttcaaaaacctTGAAAATACTTTGAAAGAAGTACCTgactcaaatattttcaattatgaTGAGTCGAATCTTAGTGACGATCCAGGTAAAAAGATAGGGATATTTCGCAGAGGTGTCAAGTATCCAGAAAAGGCGATGAACTTTTCCAAAAGTGCCACATCTATAATGGTTTGTGGTTCTGCTGATGGTGTGCTATTACCACCCTACATAATTTACAAAAGCTTACACCTTTACGATACCTGGAAGGAGAGGGCACCGCGTGGCCCGCCATGCTGCAATCAGCCTTGTTGCTCAGGTGGATCACGATTTAACCGCACAGTTAGTGGTTGGTTCGACGCACCATCATTCCGGGACTGGTTTGTAAGTTGCTTTATGCCTCATGCAAAAAGGCTGCCTGGTCGTAAAGTTCTTATTGGAGACAATCTTTCGTCTCATTTAGATGAGCAAGTCATAAAACTTTGCAGCGAAAATGACATTGATTTTGTGTGTTTGGTGCCACATTCGACGCACCTATGTCAACCTCTTGATGTGGCGTTTTTCCGCCCAATGAAGACAGCATGGCGGCAAGTTTTGACCAATTGGAAGATGCAAAATGCTAAGTTGTCATCTGTTCCAAAAGATACATTCCCTCATCTGCTGACAAACGCTCTCAACAAAATGGATGAAGTCCAACCAAAACCAAATTCAGAATATAAAGACATAACTTCTGGGATTAAAAGGAACATGATGAGCGGATTTCGTGCTGCTGGTATTTAtccttttaataaacaaaaagttcTTGATCGTCTACCAAAAGAAGATATTGGAGGGCAGGAAATTGAAAGTGCTTTAACCAATTTTTTAAAGGAATCAAGATATGGAAGTTCTTCGAATCAATCTACAAGGAAAAAAAGGCGTTTAGATGTAGCTCCCGGCAAAAGTATTGCAACCCGAGAGGAAACTATACAATCTACTGATCCCGAACAAAATGAGATTGCAGCATCTGATATTCAAGAAACAGAAATTCAAGCATTGGTTGGTCCTAGTACATCTCAAGGCGAAGCTCCACGTTTAGACGACGAAGAAATCCCGGATAGACAAATATATGAAAGTGACCCTGATGAGGATGTAGTAGAAGCAGAAGATGAGAAGACAGAGTGCAGTTTAGGAAGATTCGTATTAGCGAAATTCTACACGAGACGTGGCAAAAAGACCTACAAATATGTTTGTCAAATTGTAGAAACTGAACCTTTGCTTGTCGAGGGTTTCAAATCGGTTGGAACTAAAAGAAAGTTTAAAAGAGTTCCAGATGATATATCTGAAATTGATTACACCGATATTATATCTTATTTACCAAAGCCTGTTAAAAAAGAcgactttataatttttcctttTGATATTAATATTCAAGAATTGTAG